A genomic window from Betta splendens chromosome 17, fBetSpl5.4, whole genome shotgun sequence includes:
- the LOC114845117 gene encoding leucine-rich repeat-containing protein 19-like: MTWWSCSLLVTLLLCAAAIVSGGQQEVSQRRLLMDGDQGSSNSSEAGRAAIADQRPKPLEWSYLAASLGTVLSLSLLIVAAVKFRLFHRFLASYRHSLLQESDGVSQCGPDDGPFPSSVSGRMDVVGGTNGGLEEDDDGFIEDNYIQAAEKERAERGGEEGEEEEDSDEDLQFSIA, from the exons ATGActtggtggagctgcagcctcctggtgACGCTCCTCCTTTGTGCAGCCGCCATCGTAAGTGGAGGACAGCAGGAGGTCTCACAGAGACGCCTGCTCATGGACGGAGACCAGGGCAGCAGTAACAGCAgcgaagcaggaa GGGCAGCTATCGCCGACCAGCGCCCGAAGCCCCTGGAGTGGTCCTATTTGGCTGCGAGCCTGGGCACGGTGCTCagcctctccctcctcatcGTGGCGGCGGTCAAGTTTCGCCTCTTCCACCGCTTCCTGGCCAGCTACAGGCACTCGCTGCTGCAGGAGTCCGACGGGGTCAGCCAGTGCGGCCCGGACGACGGCCCCTTCCCCAGCAGCGTGTCCGGGAGGATGGACGTGGTGGGGGGCACCAACGGCggcctggaggaggacgacgacggcTTCATCGAGGACAACTACATCCAGGCGGCTGAAAAGGAGAgggcagagagagggggggaggagggggaggaggaggaggacagcgacGAAGATCTGCAGTTTTCTATAGCCTGA